The genomic segment GAAGATCTCGGAGTGGGCGAAGTTGATGAACTCGAGCACGCCGTACACCATCGTGTAGCCGAGCGCGATAAGGGCGTACATGAAGCCCAGAGTGATGCCGTCCAGGAGGACCTGCGGGAAGATGCCGATCAGGAGGTCAAAGTCCATCGGCAGTCAACGGGAAGCCGGAGAGCAGTGGGAGGGGCGCCCGAAGACGAGCGCCCCTCCCGCGGATGACCGCGTTACTTCTTGACCGCGGGCGGCGCGATCGTGAGCTGCTTGACGATCTTGTTGTCGCCCCACTTCTCGGGGTTGTCGCTGACGACCTGGAGCACGAAGTAGAGCGCCTTCTGGCGGTCGCCCTTGCCGTCGAACGCGATCTCGCCGGTGATGCCCTTGTGCTTCACGCTGCGGATCGCCGTCGAGACGTCCTCGCGGCTGGGGACCTTGCCCCCCTTGGCCGCGGCCTCGATGCCCTTCAGCGCGATCGCCGTCGCGTCGTAGGCCTCGG from the Candidatus Methylomirabilota bacterium genome contains:
- a CDS encoding branched-chain amino acid ABC transporter permease, with product MDFDLLIGIFPQVLLDGITLGFMYALIALGYTMVYGVLEFINFAHSEIF